The following is a genomic window from Anaeromicrobium sediminis.
ACATAGTATTTTCTTTTAAAAGAAAATGTATAACCTTTTGGTACAATAACTGATTAAAAGCATCTTTTTCTTTACTATTTTCGCATTTTTCTTTTTCTTCATCATTTAATGTAATGCTCTCTACTTGTGCTATTTTTTCAATGATTGCTTTTTCTGTTAAATAGGTTTCTGCCTCTATTTCACATTGTTTCAATAATTCTTCTTCTGTTTTTTTTGTATAAGATAAATATATTTCTAAATTTGCATTTTTATTTTCAAGCTGTCTCTTAAAATCTTCAAATATTTCATATTTAAGATTCTCAACTTCTTCATCTTTTAACTCAACTTTTGAACCATCTATAACTTTATTCATTATTTCATTAATAACTTTCGTACTTTCAAGCATGATTTTTTCATAATTCATCTGATCTTTTGCATATTCTTTTAATTCATCTATTGTGTTTATCCCTTCAATTTTAAAACTTCTTACTACATCATGTGTTAATTCAGGGGTAATTCGATTCATCACTGATAATATTTTTACTTCAAAATAAATAGTTTCATTACGAAGATACTTTATTTGATAATCATTTGGCAATACTAATTCAAATTTAACTATATCCCCTTTTCTCATTCCTATTAAATACTTTTCAAATTCATCTAAAAAAAATCCTTGCCCAGTTCTAGAATGGTAATTATTTCTACTAAGTTGAGATATATGTTCATCCTCATGGTATCCATCATAATCTATGATAATATGATCACCATTTTCAATAGAACCTTCTTTCTCAACCTCTATTTTATATTGCTCTCTTATTTTATTAATATAATCATTAATTTCTTCATCTTTTACATTTATATTAGGACGTTTAAAACCAAATCCTTTATATTGACCTAGCTGAGCATTCATATTATCACCTTTTCTAAAGATAAAAAGACATTATTGTCCTTTTACCTCAACTTTACTCTCCATATTTTTCTGTGTAAATCTATATGCAAGTATAGCAAAAATTACTGCTAACCCTCCAAATACTAGTAATCCCATATTAGCAGCTCTAACTTCATTTTCTATATATGAATCATATGTCCATAATATTGTAAATGCAAAAGTACATGCTGATAATACTATAAATGCAAAATTCAGTTTATTAGCTTTATTATCTTGTTTTAATTTCATATGAAAATATGTCATTGAAGAGAACATCAGACCTCCAGCTAAAAACCACACTAATTGATGTAGAGTAAATAACCATTTAAATAAACTAACTATTATGTGCATACCTTATCCCCCTCGCTAAATTTTGTCCCAGAAATCATTAATAGCATCTTTTAAATATTTAGATTCTAATCGTACATCTGCTTCTACTGGACCACCATATCCAAACCATTCATCCATTGAACGTAATAATGGTTTAAATGGTGTTAATGTCATTACTTTTGATAAATCATGATGCCACTCATCAATCTTATTATATGGACAAACTGCAATACATGTCCCACAATCGCCGCCATTATATGCCCAGAATGCAAGGCATCTTTCTCCATTGATAAACCATTTTTCAACACCTGTCATTGTTGATTCATTAACTTTACCTGTACTAAATTCCATACCTTCTTTGATTACTTGTGCCGGTTCATGACAAATAGATTTAGAAGGACAAGCATCCGCACACTTCATACAAACATCACAGAACTCTTTCACTCCAAATGTAATTGGTTTGTCTGGATGAATTTCTAAATCTGTATATACTTTACATAAACGAACACGTGGACCATACTTTTCTGTAACTACCATTCCCATTCGACTTGTTTCACCTAATCCTGCTTCAATTGCAAGTGGAACAGATAGGGCAGTATCATTTCCACATGGAGCTGCTTTATATCCCAAATTACGTAAAAATTTGGCTAATTTATGTGCTGTTTCAGCCATTTTCGAGTACATAACTCCAGCAGATGCACTTTCTACCAATGTTGGTGCTGCTTTGATTCCATTGTAGTCCATTTCAAATGCTAAAACTATAACTGATTTTGGTTCAAATCCAGCTTCACGTTTAAAGTCAGATTTTACTGCTGTAACCCCAAAAGTTTCATATTCACCTTTGTGTAATTTAAAAGGGTCAAATGGTAGGTATTCTACTGTATCATCTGGCATTGTAAATGATCTTACATTTGGCCTTGCCCACTCTGTATAAGTCCATCTTTTTGCTCTTTCATATGGTGCAATTCCAACTAAATCAGCACCAAAATGTTTTGTTGCCTTTTTAATATGTTTTGCTGCTTCTTGTGCATCTTTAAATTTATATTGTTTTTTTCCATGTGCTAACATCTTATCCACCTTTGAGTTATCCCAAGAATATAAACTTGGAACAAAAACAGGCATATCTTTCATTTCTTCACCTGTCTCTGGGTTAACTGGATGTGTTTGAACTAGCGTATTACGAAGGCCAAGTTGGCTACCCGTGGCAAAATGGTCGTTTACACTCCAGGATGCATTCATTAAAGCATAATCTAATTGTCTATAACCTAGCTTACTTTCATCTTCATTTGGCATGATTCCTTCCTGCTTAGCTCCAAAGATTAACCCAGCTTCAA
Proteins encoded in this region:
- a CDS encoding FKBP-type peptidyl-prolyl cis-trans isomerase — translated: MNAQLGQYKGFGFKRPNINVKDEEINDYINKIREQYKIEVEKEGSIENGDHIIIDYDGYHEDEHISQLSRNNYHSRTGQGFFLDEFEKYLIGMRKGDIVKFELVLPNDYQIKYLRNETIYFEVKILSVMNRITPELTHDVVRSFKIEGINTIDELKEYAKDQMNYEKIMLESTKVINEIMNKVIDGSKVELKDEEVENLKYEIFEDFKRQLENKNANLEIYLSYTKKTEEELLKQCEIEAETYLTEKAIIEKIAQVESITLNDEEKEKCENSKEKDAFNQLLYQKVIHFLLKENTMLR
- a CDS encoding reductive dehalogenase — translated: MNRREFLKVAGVTTAVTGAALATKPKKAFALELGEEHDQFPLEVTKDFKGFNQKNHAFMRGFWDERPFDDEHILKTYDHHTLIEAGLIFGAKQEGIMPNEDESKLGYRQLDYALMNASWSVNDHFATGSQLGLRNTLVQTHPVNPETGEEMKDMPVFVPSLYSWDNSKVDKMLAHGKKQYKFKDAQEAAKHIKKATKHFGADLVGIAPYERAKRWTYTEWARPNVRSFTMPDDTVEYLPFDPFKLHKGEYETFGVTAVKSDFKREAGFEPKSVIVLAFEMDYNGIKAAPTLVESASAGVMYSKMAETAHKLAKFLRNLGYKAAPCGNDTALSVPLAIEAGLGETSRMGMVVTEKYGPRVRLCKVYTDLEIHPDKPITFGVKEFCDVCMKCADACPSKSICHEPAQVIKEGMEFSTGKVNESTMTGVEKWFINGERCLAFWAYNGGDCGTCIAVCPYNKIDEWHHDLSKVMTLTPFKPLLRSMDEWFGYGGPVEADVRLESKYLKDAINDFWDKI